The sequence below is a genomic window from Microbacterium sp. cx-55.
GTGTTCGGCGCGGCGCTCCTGCTCTCCGCGACCCTGTTCACCGCGTTGACGCTCCTGATCGGCGAACCGTTCTACGACCGCATCTGGCGCGGCGTGGAAGCCGCGGAGGCGCCGGGCGAACCGCTCGACACGGACGGCGGCTTCTGGGCCGGGATCGCGGACGCCGCATCCCTCATCCTCCGCGGCATCCTGGCCGCGATCATCGCCTTCGCCGTCGGGCTGATCCCGTTCGTCGGCGGCGCGCTCGGTGCAATCACGGGCATCCTGCTGTCGGGCTGGATCCTCGCCGACGAACTGTCCGGACGAGCGCTCACCGCGCGCGGTATCGACCACCGCGCACGACGACGGATGCTGCGCGCACACCGTGCGCGCGCGTTCGGCTTCGGCGTCGCGACGCAGCTGTGCTTCCTCATCCCGCTGGGCGCCGTTCTGACCATGCCGGCGGCCGTGGTGGGAGCGACCCGGCTCGCGCGGGACGTGCGGCCGCCCGCATCCGCGATCCCCGGCGCCCCGCCGTCGTCGTCCTAGCGGTCACGAGACACGGAAGTGCGTCGAAGCGGATACGCTGGGGGCAGTCTTTGCGAAGGAGTTCCATGTTCATCGTGTCCCTGCTGCTGTTCCTGCTCGGGATGTTCGCGTTCGGCATCTCCTTCTCGCTCGAGGGATTCCAGGCGATCGTCTTCGTCTCCGGCATCCTGCTCATCTCGCTGGCGATGGCACTGCCGATCCACGTCCGCCGCGCTCGATAAGGACCGCGCGCGATAAGCGCCGCGCTCGATAAGAGCCGCGCCCGTCAGCTGCGTCCGCCGGGAGGGCCCGCGTTCAGCAGCACGACGTACGCGAGCACGACCAGCACGAACATCGCGATTCCGAACGCCCACGGGTGGTTCAGCAGCATCCGCAGAAGCCGGTCATGCCACCGCGCGTCGCGCGGGTCGGCGGTCTCCGTGCGGCGCCATTCGCCGCTCAGGCGTGATGTGCGGTGCAGCCAGAGCTCGGTAGGGATCGTCGCGTAAGGAATCACGGCGCTGCCGATGGCGAGGATCGCGGCACCCGCCGACCAGCGCTGATTCTTCGCGACGATGATCGCGGTCGCGCCGTAGGAGAGGAACACGAAGCCGTGGATCGCGCCGCCGATCGTGACCGCGATCGGCGCATCGGCCGTCGCACGGATGATCAGCCCCGCGATCAGAAGCGTCCAGGAGACGGCTTCGGCGATCGCGAGAGTACGGAACAGCGCCAGGGGCGTGCGGAACACGGGCATCCTCCACGGCGTCCGCGGGTCGGGTGCGATCGCCGCTCCCCACGCTAGCGGAGATAGCTTCAGTGTTCCTGAAGGTTCTCTCCGAACGGCGCTTCGTGCAGTCCCCGGAGTGCGGTCGTGAGTTCGGGCACACCCCCACCGAAGACCCGGTCGAGGGCCGCGAGCTGCTCATCGGCCGCCGCGAGAGCCTCGGTTCCCTTCTCGGTCACCCGGAGGTCGGAAGCAGAGCCGGCGTGCGCCATGACGTCCTCGACGAATCCCTCGGCGGCGAGCGCTTTGACCGCGGTGTGGGCGGTCTGCACCGTGATCTGCGAACGGCGCGCGAGCTCCGAGAACGAGATACCGGGCGTCGCCTGAACGTGGGCGAGCAGCCCGTACTTCCGGGTCGTGAGACCGAGGGGCTTGAGTGCGGCGTTGAGACGGCCGTCCCAGACAGAGGCGACCGTCAACAGCGAGATCACGGGACTGAAGGGAGGTCGCCGACCGGCGGCTTGCGCCTGCGGCGAGTCTGGCATCATCCCATGCTACCGGCGCGCCCGACCGCGGGCCGGGCAGTAGCGTGGACGGGTGACATTCTCCTTCGATGCCCTGCGACGCTGGCCCGACATCGAAGGGCCGGATCAGCTCGCGGTGGATGCGGCGGACCGCCTGATTCTCGACGAATCCGCCGCCGCCCGCGCTGATCTCCCCCGCACCGACATCGCTGTCATCGGCGACGGATACGGAGCGATGACCCTCGGAGCGGCCGACGCGGGCACGGACGGCGTCGTGCGCGTGCACCAGGACTCCCTGCTCGGCGAACGTGCGCTCGCAGCGAACGGGGAACGCACCGGACTCACGGATGCGGTCGCATCCGTTCCCCTCTCCCCGAGCTGCTGCGCGGCGCGCGCGTCGTCCTGCTCCGGCTGCCGAAGTCGCTCGATGAGCTGCGCGACATCGCGGGAGCCATCGCCGCACACGCGGCACCCGATGTCGTGGTCTTCGCCGGCGGCCGCCTGAAGCATATGTCGGTCGGCATGAACGCCGTCCTCGGTGAGAACTTCTCCCGCGTCGACGTGACCCACGCCCGACAGAAGTCGCGGGTGCTCATCGCTCAGGGCCCCCGGAACGGCCGCGACCCGGAACCCCGTCGCGCGACCCACGACGGGCTGGTCGTCTGCGGCTTCGGCGGCGTCTTCGCCGGCACGTCCATCGACATCGGCACGCGATTCCTGCTCGAGCATCTGCCCGAGACGATCCCCGCCGAGGGCCGAGTCGTCGACCTCGCTTGCGGGTCGGGTGTCGTCGCCGCGTGGCTGGCCCGGCGGCATCCGGAACTCTCCGTCTACGCGTCCGACCCGTCGGCGGTGGCCGTCGCCTCCGCCCGCGCAACGGCCGCCGCGAACGAGGCCGGCGATCGGATCACGGTCGTACGCGACGACGCGCTCTCCGCGCTCCCCGACTCGAGCGCGTCGTTCGTCGCCCTGAATCCGCCATTCCACTCCGGCACCGGGGTCGACACCAGGCTGGCCGCGCACCTGTTCGCGGATGCCGCACGGGCACTCCGGCCGGGCCGCGAGCTGTGGACCGTGTGGAACTCGGCGCTCCGCTACCGCGGTGAGCTCGAGCGGATCGTCGGCCCGACCCGGCAGATCGCGCGCAACGGCAAGTTCACCGTCACCGCATCCGTCGCCCGCTGATCCCGGCGCCCCTCGCCCCTCACCCAGCCGGCAGTCTCCCCTCCGCCTCTCTCCGCTGCGCCGCCTCCCTCCCCTCGCCGCTCCCCCCTCGCCGCTCCCCCCTCCGCCGCTCCCCCCCTCCGCGTCTCTCCCCCCTCGCTGCCTACCCGGCACCCAGCGCCCTTCACCCTCCACCCCATGTCCCACTTTTTGCCGCAATAGCGGTGCCAGAGCGGCAAAAGTTGGGACATGCTGCGCGAATAGTGGGACATGCCGACGCAGCAGTTCGGCAGGAGGTGGGTCAGCAGCCGGGGCCGGTGCCGGGCCAGGGGCCGGCGCCGGACCAGGGGCGGCGCCGGACCAGGGCCGGTGCCGGACCAGAGGCGGCGCCGGACCGGGGCGGGGCCGGACCGGCGCGCCGCCGGGATCAGCGGCCGAGGTGGATGCGGACGATCTCGGCGATCCTCGGCGGAACGGTCTCGTCCTGCAACGAAGTCGTGTCACCCAGCGGTCGGCCGTCGACGAGGTCGACGAGGAGTCGGCGCATGATCTTGCCGCTGCGGGTCTTCGGCAGGTCGGGCACCGTGAACACGAACTTCGGCTGCGCAACCGGGCCGATGGAGGTGCGGACGTGCCCGCGCAGCTCGGCGGCCTCACCATCGCCCGTCACGAACGCGGCGATCGCCTGGCCCGTGAGGTCGTCGGCCACCCCGACGACCGCCGCCTCGCCGACCTTCGGGTGCGCGACCAGAGCGGATTCGATCTCGATCGTCGACAGCCGGTGCCCCGAGACGTTGATGACGTCGTCGATGCGGCCGAGCACCCAGAGGTCACCGTCGTCGTCGAGCTTCGCCCCGTCTCCGGCGAGGAAGAATCCCTGATCCGCGAACCGCTTCCAGTACGAGTCGCGGTACCGCTCCGGGTTTCCCCAGACCGTGCGGGACATGCCCGGCCAGGTGCCGTCGATGACGAGCAGTCCCCCACCTCCCGGCCCGACGTCGCGTCCGTCCGCGTCGACCACGCGTACGGTCAGTCCGGGCAGCGCGGTGAGTGCCGATCCGGGCTTGAGCGTCGAGACTCCGGGCAGCGGCGCAGCGATCGCCCCGCCGGTCTCGGACTGCCACCAGGTATCGACGATCGGGGTTTCGCCACGACCGAGATACCGGTGGAACCACACCCAGGCCTCCGGGTTGATGGCTTCGCCGACCGTGCCGAGCAGGCGGATGTGCGACAGGTCGTATGACGCGGGCGGCCCACCGGGGTACCGGCTCATGAGCGAGCGGATGAGGGTCGGCGCCGTGTAGTACGTCGTGACGCCGTAGCGCTCGAGGATCTGGAAGTGCCGCTCCCACGACGGGGTGTCGGGAGTGCCCTCGTAGAGCACGCTCGTCATCCCGTTCAGCAGCGGCCCGTAGGTCTCGTAGCTGTGCGCCGTGACCCACGCGAGGTCGGCCGTGCACCAGTACACGTCGGTCTCGGGTTTTGCGTCGAATACGGCCCAGAACGTCCACGCGACGTGCGTCAGCCATCCGCCCGTCGTGTGCACGAGACCCTTGGGCTTTCCCGTCGTGCCGCTCGTATAGATGATGAAGAGCGGCGTCTCGGCGTCGAAGAACTCCGGTTCATGCACGTCGGATGCGCCGTCCACCACGTCGTGCCACCACACGTCGCGGCCCTCGGTCCACGGCACATCGTCGCCGGTGCGACGGATGACGAGCACGTGCTCGATCGACTCGACGCCCGCAACGGCCGCATCCGCCTGGTGCTTGACCGGCACGGCCTGGCCGCGGCGGAACTGTCCGTCGGTCGTGACGAGGAGCTTCGCGCCGGTGTCGTCCACTCGGAACCGCACGGCCTCCGCCGAGAATCCGCCGAAGACGAGCGAGTGGATGGCGCCGATGCGCGCGGTCGCGAGCTGGATGATGACCGTCTCGATGAGCACGGGCAGGTACACGACCACCCGGTCGCCCACGCCGACCCCGAGTGCCGTGAGCGCATTCGCCGTTTTGGCGACCTCG
It includes:
- a CDS encoding EI24 domain-containing protein; this encodes MTHVEHPRRDGVVSEFFAGVRTLLGGFGWWRVRPGLMLLGLVPAAVVSLVLAAALVTLGFWIAPLAETLTPFANGWDAPWPFVVRIAAGTAVFGAALLLSATLFTALTLLIGEPFYDRIWRGVEAAEAPGEPLDTDGGFWAGIADAASLILRGILAAIIAFAVGLIPFVGGALGAITGILLSGWILADELSGRALTARGIDHRARRRMLRAHRARAFGFGVATQLCFLIPLGAVLTMPAAVVGATRLARDVRPPASAIPGAPPSSS
- a CDS encoding MarR family winged helix-turn-helix transcriptional regulator yields the protein MPDSPQAQAAGRRPPFSPVISLLTVASVWDGRLNAALKPLGLTTRKYGLLAHVQATPGISFSELARRSQITVQTAHTAVKALAAEGFVEDVMAHAGSASDLRVTEKGTEALAAADEQLAALDRVFGGGVPELTTALRGLHEAPFGENLQEH
- the acs gene encoding acetate--CoA ligase — translated: MTAHAPHDDTIRSLLEERRTFPPPAAFTAQANVTPEWITREWVERAGEDAETFWTHRADALEWAEPWHTAHSWTPTDGDSVPAAEWFAGGKLNASVNAVDRHVSAGHGDRVAFHFEGERGDRRTITYAELQSEVAKTANALTALGVGVGDRVVVYLPVLIETVIIQLATARIGAIHSLVFGGFSAEAVRFRVDDTGAKLLVTTDGQFRRGQAVPVKHQADAAVAGVESIEHVLVIRRTGDDVPWTEGRDVWWHDVVDGASDVHEPEFFDAETPLFIIYTSGTTGKPKGLVHTTGGWLTHVAWTFWAVFDAKPETDVYWCTADLAWVTAHSYETYGPLLNGMTSVLYEGTPDTPSWERHFQILERYGVTTYYTAPTLIRSLMSRYPGGPPASYDLSHIRLLGTVGEAINPEAWVWFHRYLGRGETPIVDTWWQSETGGAIAAPLPGVSTLKPGSALTALPGLTVRVVDADGRDVGPGGGGLLVIDGTWPGMSRTVWGNPERYRDSYWKRFADQGFFLAGDGAKLDDDGDLWVLGRIDDVINVSGHRLSTIEIESALVAHPKVGEAAVVGVADDLTGQAIAAFVTGDGEAAELRGHVRTSIGPVAQPKFVFTVPDLPKTRSGKIMRRLLVDLVDGRPLGDTTSLQDETVPPRIAEIVRIHLGR
- a CDS encoding DUF3817 domain-containing protein, with protein sequence MFRTPLALFRTLAIAEAVSWTLLIAGLIIRATADAPIAVTIGGAIHGFVFLSYGATAIIVAKNQRWSAGAAILAIGSAVIPYATIPTELWLHRTSRLSGEWRRTETADPRDARWHDRLLRMLLNHPWAFGIAMFVLVVLAYVVLLNAGPPGGRS